The Anaerolineae bacterium genome includes the window TCGCCTTATAATTAGATCAGGTAGGGTCCAGAGTTAGAGGACAAAGCATCCTTTTTGGAAAACCCTTTTTGGTCCTTTACCTGCTTATCACGGCTTTCCATTTGCTGGAAGAGGTCAAGCCTAGGCATGTGAGATGCACAAGCCGAAGGCTTTGTAGAAAAAACTGTGATTCAGCGCAGAGCGGCTAGGCAACACTTGCAACCACTCGACCCTACGAGGAGAGAGAATGTCCGCCCGCAAAATCCGCGTGCTTATCGCTAAACCCGGGCTGGATGGCCATGATCGAGGGGCAAAGATCGTCGCGCGCGCGCTGCGTGATGCCGGCATGGAGGTTATCTATACCGGCATTCGCCAGACACCGGAGATGATCGCCGAGGCTGCACTGCAGGAAGACGTGGACGTGGTGGGGCTAAGCATCCTTTCAGGAGCTCACTTGACGCTGTGCCCACGGGTAGTCGAACTGCTCCGCCAACAGGGAATGGACGACGTGCTTGTCTTGGTAGGGGGTATTATCCCAGAAGAGGATAAACCGCGACTCCAGGCAGCGGGCGTGCATGCCGTATTTGGGCCAGCAACTCCCACCCAGGAGATCATCGAGTTTATCCGGAGCCACGTAGCTGTATCCGACGAGGCGTGATTGAATGGACGTCGTTGATCGCCTATTGCAAGGGGACCGCCGGACCCTGGCTCGAGTGATCAGCCAGGTGGAAAACGGCGACCCCCAAGCCCGTGAACTCCTACGACGGCTGTATTGCCACACCGGCCGTGCCCACGTAGTCGGCATCACCGGCGCGCCCGGCTCTGGCAAATCCACATTGGTCAACGCCCTTGCGCAGGAATACCGGGGACGCGGGATCACGGTGGGCATTGTTGCCGTAGATCCCACCAGCCCCTTTACCGGCGGCGCGCTGTTAGGTGATCGCGTGCGCATGCGCGAGCTGGCGGGTGATCCTGGTGTGTTCATCCGCAGCATGGCCTCGCGAGGGCACCTGGGCGGCCTGGCGCGCGCCACCACTGAAGTTGTCCTGGTGTTGGACGCTGCCGGATTCCAGCGCATCTTGGTGGAGACCGTTGGCGTGGGACAGGCCGAAATAGACGTTGCTCGCGCTGCGCATACTACAGTTATAGTACAAACCCCTGGCATGGGTGATGACGTGCAAACGATGAAAGCGGGCGTCCTGGAAATCGCAGACATCCTCGTAATCAACAAGGCCGATCAAAACGGCACGGAACGAGCTGAAGCGGCACTGAGGATGATGCTCGACCTTAATGAGAAGATCAGTCATCGCGGCCAAAGGCAATCCACCCCCGAAAGACAAGAGCCCTCATTAAGCTGGATTCCCCCTATCATTCGCACCATCTCGACGCGACGCGAAGGGATCGTTGCGCTGATAAACGCTATCGAGCAACATGCCACTTATCTGCACGAGAGCGGGTACTGGCACGAACGCGAACACCTACGGGCGGCCTTCAATCTTCAGGAACTCCTACGTGAGGAGCTGATGACTAGGCTAGCCGTACAACTGCCGCCGAAGCTAATGGAAATACAGTTGCAGCAGATAATCGCCCGCGCAGTGGATCCCTACAGCGCAGTGAATGCGTTGCTGGCCGCGGTTGGATCACTGGCAGTTACCGAGGTCAGGGAGTGACAGACGTTGTCACCCGTCTAACGCGTCTCCTCTTCATCATTTTTTTGATCGGGTCGATCGGGCCCCTCGGTTGCGCAGCACAGTCGGGCATCCAATGGCATCCCATGCACCAAGGGCTGAGGCCTTACACACAGGTGACAGCGTTGGCCTTTCATCCAGAGCAACCCCATGTGTTGCTCGCCGCCGTTTACGATCCAATCGGGATATATCGTAGCGAGGATGGAGGCCTCACCTGGAGCGACTCAGGTCGAGGCTTGGAAGGACAACCGGCGTTGACGTTGCTGGCGGTCCCTTATCGTCCCGGCTTTTTCCTTGTCGGGACGGTAGACGGGCTATACCGCACGACAGACTTCGGCCGAACCTGGCAGCCGGCCGCAGGTCTGCCGTGGCCTATGACGGTGTACGCCATTGCCAAGGCCAGCGCCCTTTACGCCGCAGGAGATGGGCCGCAGATCTACGCAAGTATAGACGAAGGTAAGACATGGCAGCCTATCGCTGCTATCCCGAACGGAGCCGCCATCCTGAGTCTGTGGGTGTCCACTGACGGCACGTCACTCCTGGCCGGAACCGATGGCCAAGGGCTTTGGAAGAGCCAGGACCGAGGCCGTTCGTGGCAGATGGTGGATGAGATCGGCCGTACATTCGTGGCCAGGATATGGGCCGCGCCAAACATGCCGAGGACCCTTTTCGCCCGCACTCGAAGGGGGGTGTTCCGCTCCCGAGACGCAGGTCAAACCTGGCATCTGGTAAATGTGGGAACGGATGCTCGTCTAGACGCCATGACGTTCGATCCTGACGGCCGATACGTGTATGCTGCTATGGCAGATGGGCAGATTCGCCGCAGCCCTCTGAACGACGACGCATGGCAGCCATGGGGCCGAGGAATCGGCCGAGGCGGGCTTGTGTTCACCCTCTTCTTCGCGCCTGGCCAGCCGTGGACCCTATGGGCAGGGACGGAGACCGGCCTCTACCGCAGCGATGACGGAGGCCAAACATGGCAGCCCTTGATGAGCGGGCCAGGCGCCCCCTCAGGGATGGCCATGGCGATGACACAAGAAGGGCAGCTCCTCTTGGCCAATCAGGACGGCGTCTACCGTTGGCGCGACATAGGAACAAATTGGGAACCGGCCGATACAGGGCTTCCGCGGGAGGGTGTGCTGGCGCTAATTGCGGTGGGGAAGCGGCTGTACGCGGGGACCAACGGGCATGGCGTGTACCGCAGCGACGATGGCGGTCGCCAGTGGGCCCCGGCGGGCCTGAAAGGCCTATCGGTGCCCGCGCTGGTAGCAGACCCTCGAGATGCAGAGCACCTCTACGCTCGCGTGGCATTTGAACGGGTGTACGAGACGACCGATGGCGGCCAGAGCTGGACGGCGCGCTGGGCTGGCATGCGCCTGAACACAGAGGTTATCTCGCTCGCCATTGATCCCCAACGGCCAGAGATCCTGTATG containing:
- a CDS encoding cobalamin B12-binding domain-containing protein; this encodes MSARKIRVLIAKPGLDGHDRGAKIVARALRDAGMEVIYTGIRQTPEMIAEAALQEDVDVVGLSILSGAHLTLCPRVVELLRQQGMDDVLVLVGGIIPEEDKPRLQAAGVHAVFGPATPTQEIIEFIRSHVAVSDEA
- the meaB gene encoding methylmalonyl Co-A mutase-associated GTPase MeaB, which codes for MDVVDRLLQGDRRTLARVISQVENGDPQARELLRRLYCHTGRAHVVGITGAPGSGKSTLVNALAQEYRGRGITVGIVAVDPTSPFTGGALLGDRVRMRELAGDPGVFIRSMASRGHLGGLARATTEVVLVLDAAGFQRILVETVGVGQAEIDVARAAHTTVIVQTPGMGDDVQTMKAGVLEIADILVINKADQNGTERAEAALRMMLDLNEKISHRGQRQSTPERQEPSLSWIPPIIRTISTRREGIVALINAIEQHATYLHESGYWHEREHLRAAFNLQELLREELMTRLAVQLPPKLMEIQLQQIIARAVDPYSAVNALLAAVGSLAVTEVRE
- a CDS encoding YCF48-related protein, with protein sequence MTDVVTRLTRLLFIIFLIGSIGPLGCAAQSGIQWHPMHQGLRPYTQVTALAFHPEQPHVLLAAVYDPIGIYRSEDGGLTWSDSGRGLEGQPALTLLAVPYRPGFFLVGTVDGLYRTTDFGRTWQPAAGLPWPMTVYAIAKASALYAAGDGPQIYASIDEGKTWQPIAAIPNGAAILSLWVSTDGTSLLAGTDGQGLWKSQDRGRSWQMVDEIGRTFVARIWAAPNMPRTLFARTRRGVFRSRDAGQTWHLVNVGTDARLDAMTFDPDGRYVYAAMADGQIRRSPLNDDAWQPWGRGIGRGGLVFTLFFAPGQPWTLWAGTETGLYRSDDGGQTWQPLMSGPGAPSGMAMAMTQEGQLLLANQDGVYRWRDIGTNWEPADTGLPREGVLALIAVGKRLYAGTNGHGVYRSDDGGRQWAPAGLKGLSVPALVADPRDAEHLYARVAFERVYETTDGGQSWTARWAGMRLNTEVISLAIDPQRPEILYAGSTDGLFRSRDGAYTWQRIAPELNGQTVFEITLDSRNPDRLFVGTTRGVYYSPDGGATWEGPKAGLEEITVTALAFHPQYAEVLYAGTRYRGIYRSADGGRTWIPARDGLEEVGVNDLIVTPDGRYIFAATPGGVFRAEAR